Proteins encoded together in one Candidatus Palauibacter scopulicola window:
- a CDS encoding aspartate carbamoyltransferase catalytic subunit — protein sequence MTAQGRDLGLGKDLIGLESLTGGQIEAILDTAEPFKEISERKIKKVPVLRGQTIVNLFLEPSTRTRISFEFAEKRLSADTVNISSAGSSVQKGETLVDTARNLEAMKIHMVVVRHGSSGAAKFLADRIPSNVINAGDGQHEHPTQALLDLLTIRDRFGAIAGRRVCIVGDILHSRVARSNIWGLLKCGAEVAVCGPRTLIPAGIEELGVQRLDSIEEAIEWCDVLYVLRLQLERMEGGYVPSLREYNRVFGVSSERLGRAGDEVIVLHPGPMNRGVEIDSDVADGPRSVILPQVTNGVAVRMAVLYLLAGGRPELAEDAKVGGP from the coding sequence ATGACGGCCCAGGGCCGGGACCTCGGGCTCGGGAAGGACCTCATCGGCCTCGAATCTCTCACGGGGGGGCAGATCGAGGCGATTCTCGATACCGCGGAACCCTTCAAAGAGATCAGCGAGCGGAAGATCAAGAAGGTGCCGGTCCTCCGCGGACAGACGATCGTCAACCTCTTTCTCGAACCCTCGACCCGGACCCGCATCAGCTTCGAGTTCGCGGAAAAGCGGCTCTCGGCCGATACGGTGAACATCTCCTCCGCGGGCTCCTCCGTGCAGAAGGGCGAGACGCTCGTCGACACGGCGCGCAACCTCGAGGCGATGAAGATTCACATGGTCGTCGTGCGCCACGGATCGTCGGGAGCGGCGAAGTTCCTCGCGGACCGGATTCCCTCCAACGTCATCAACGCCGGCGACGGCCAGCACGAGCACCCCACGCAGGCCCTCCTCGACCTGCTGACGATCCGGGACCGGTTCGGGGCCATCGCGGGCCGGCGCGTCTGCATCGTCGGCGACATCCTCCACTCGCGCGTCGCGCGCTCGAACATCTGGGGCCTCCTGAAGTGCGGAGCCGAGGTCGCGGTGTGCGGGCCGCGCACCCTGATCCCGGCCGGGATCGAGGAGCTGGGCGTGCAGCGGCTCGACTCGATCGAGGAGGCGATCGAGTGGTGCGACGTGCTCTACGTACTGCGGCTTCAGCTGGAGCGGATGGAGGGCGGCTACGTCCCCTCGCTGCGCGAATACAACCGCGTGTTCGGCGTCAGTTCCGAGCGTCTGGGCCGCGCCGGCGATGAGGTGATCGTCCTCCACCCGGGGCCCATGAATCGGGGCGTCGAGATCGACTCCGACGTGGCGGACGGGCCGCGCTCGGTGATCCTCCCGCAGGTGACGAACGGGGTCGCCGTGCGGATGGCCGTCCTCTACCTGCTCGCCGGCGGGCGCCCGGAGCTGGCCGAAGACGCCAAGGTGGGGGGACCGTGA
- the pyrR gene encoding bifunctional pyr operon transcriptional regulator/uracil phosphoribosyltransferase PyrR — MRRLCREGTRAGRPPAAEATVRRAGRRRIACACPNLPGPSREGQRGSLYSRPTGAAQAATGCSRRAARHGSSGAETTLTHNVLDEAAARGLLAELSAQLDRAIEPDARLILIGIHRRGDSIAAEIGHHLEPTRGSIPIGSLDITLYRDDFGQVGALPTVGTTRIPESIEGAHIVIVDDVLHTGRTIRAALQELSDFGRARRIQLCVLVDRGGRQLPIQPDYVGRVIEVGPNQDVAVRVADTDGDWGIDIVALPAAPEAGT; from the coding sequence GTGCGAAGGCTTTGCCGGGAAGGGACCCGGGCAGGACGACCGCCGGCAGCAGAAGCCACCGTCCGGCGCGCCGGAAGACGTCGGATCGCATGCGCATGCCCGAACCTACCGGGGCCGTCTCGCGAGGGTCAACGCGGGTCGCTATACTCCCGCCCGACCGGGGCCGCCCAAGCAGCCACGGGCTGCTCACGCCGAGCCGCCCGCCACGGATCGAGCGGAGCCGAGACGACACTGACGCACAACGTCCTCGACGAGGCCGCTGCCCGAGGGCTCCTTGCCGAGCTTTCCGCGCAGCTTGACCGGGCGATCGAGCCCGACGCCCGCCTCATCCTCATCGGCATCCACCGCCGCGGCGATTCGATCGCGGCCGAGATCGGCCATCACCTTGAGCCGACGCGCGGCTCCATCCCCATCGGTTCGCTCGACATCACGCTCTATCGAGATGATTTCGGGCAGGTCGGCGCGCTCCCCACGGTTGGGACCACCCGCATCCCGGAGTCCATCGAAGGCGCGCACATCGTCATCGTGGACGATGTGCTCCACACGGGACGAACGATCCGGGCCGCGCTCCAGGAGCTGTCGGACTTCGGACGCGCCCGCCGGATCCAGCTCTGCGTCCTCGTGGATCGCGGGGGACGCCAGCTCCCGATCCAGCCCGACTACGTGGGCCGCGTGATCGAAGTCGGACCCAACCAGGACGTGGCGGTGCGCGTCGCGGATACGGACGGCGATTGGGGTATCGACATCGTCGCCCTGCCCGCCGCCCCCGAGGCGGGGACATGA